The segment tatttgataaaaatgattAAACCCAGACCCAGGGGAAGCGGGTTTTAGTTTAGAGTTAAAAAATCGAGGAGTTAGGAAAAATGAAAAAGGTATTAACGATAACCTTTCTTAAACGTAAACCAAAATCAAAGCCACTGTTTGTGACATTATGTATAAAGATCAGTCTCCTTTTACCAAACCTTCGCTTCTTTCAAACCCTCACTACAAAATCACCGTCGCCACCGTCACCAACCCTCCGCCGATCCTCAACTCTCCTTCACGCCATGAGCCTCTTGTGCCCAATCCAAACGCTTCGCCTATCTTCCCTTCCTCCTTCTTGGCCCCAGCTCGCCTCATGTTAACTATGGTGTCGTGGCTCCGCACACGCCGCCGCCGATGTTTTTTCCTTTTGCTTTGCTCCCCTATTCTCATCCCCTTCCTCTGCGCCACTTTCCCCCTCATTTGTTTGGCTGAAATCTGTTTTCGCATTTGTCGGAGGAGTAGCGGAGGAAAGGCTGCGGCAGCGGCGCAAGAAGATGAGGAGAATCGGCTGCGGCAGTGTGAAGAAGCTCCTTGC is part of the Gossypium arboreum isolate Shixiya-1 chromosome 5, ASM2569848v2, whole genome shotgun sequence genome and harbors:
- the LOC108452085 gene encoding uncharacterized protein LOC108452085, yielding MYKDQSPFTKPSLLSNPHYKITVATVTNPPPILNSPSRHEPLVPNPNASPIFPSSFLAPARLMLTMVSWLRTRRRRCFFLLLCSPILIPFLCATFPLICLAEICFRICRRSSGGKAAAAAQEDEENRLRQCEEAPCGEVEGRGGGLLQRYLEDQLALVGSVYDCGDDFDDHDNQDLDLDGRTPLLS